The Streptomyces sp. NBC_00670 genome window below encodes:
- a CDS encoding HGxxPAAW family protein, producing the protein MAGSSHGHTPAAWTGVIIAFIGFCVAGVFMVAAQPAGFWAGIGLILLGAVVGGIMRMMGLGQPKHTHPAHQVQG; encoded by the coding sequence ATGGCGGGCAGCAGCCACGGTCACACCCCGGCCGCCTGGACCGGTGTCATCATCGCCTTCATCGGTTTCTGCGTGGCGGGGGTGTTCATGGTCGCGGCCCAGCCGGCGGGTTTCTGGGCGGGGATCGGGCTCATCCTGCTGGGCGCGGTCGTCGGCGGGATCATGCGCATGATGGGCCTCGGCCAGCCGAAGCACACCCACCCGGCCCACCAGGTCCAGGGCTGA
- a CDS encoding TIGR02234 family membrane protein, with the protein MEYVTALPHPSAEESAPARSGRRSLATALLSGALGAAVALLSTRQGWSSGTVAVPGGNFPLHVKGSDVTGVPAALAVVGLAALVAVFAVRRTGRYLVSALLALSGAGTIAAALLGAGDSSALDEQAAQTSGDASATAAALTHTAWPYIAALGGALLLLAGLLALRYGRLWPAMSGRYERDGTPRPRRARPVDPDRPEDLWKALDRGEDPTGA; encoded by the coding sequence GTGGAGTACGTGACTGCCCTACCTCACCCCTCCGCCGAGGAGTCCGCGCCCGCCCGGTCCGGACGCCGCAGCCTCGCCACCGCCCTGCTGAGCGGGGCGCTCGGCGCCGCCGTGGCCCTGCTCTCCACCCGGCAGGGCTGGTCCTCCGGCACCGTCGCGGTGCCCGGCGGCAACTTCCCGCTGCACGTCAAGGGCAGCGACGTCACCGGCGTCCCCGCGGCCCTCGCCGTGGTCGGACTCGCCGCGCTCGTCGCCGTCTTCGCCGTCCGCCGGACCGGCCGCTACCTGGTCTCCGCGCTGCTCGCGCTCTCCGGCGCCGGCACGATCGCCGCGGCCCTGCTCGGGGCCGGCGACAGCTCGGCGCTGGACGAGCAGGCCGCCCAGACCTCCGGCGACGCCTCCGCCACCGCCGCGGCGCTCACCCATACGGCCTGGCCGTACATCGCGGCCCTCGGCGGTGCCCTGCTGCTGCTCGCCGGGCTGCTCGCGCTGCGCTACGGCCGGCTGTGGCCGGCGATGTCCGGCCGCTACGAACGCGACGGCACGCCCCGGCCGCGCCGGGCCCGCCCGGTCGACCCGGACCGTCCCGAGGACCTGTGGAAGGCGCTGGACCGGGGCGAGGACCCGACCGGCGCGTAG
- a CDS encoding anthranilate synthase component I gives MDLETFRKLATDRRVIPVSRKLLADGDTPVALYRKLAAERPGTFLLESAENGRAAFTWSRYSFVGVRSQAALTEREGRTHWLGTPPVGVPADGDPLAALRATVEALHTPRDLAHDLGLPPFTGGMVGYLGYDIVRRLEKVGPGERDDLGLPELTMLLTSDLAVLDHWDGTVLLIANAINHNDLDTGVDEAYADAVARLDAMEADLARPVAQPPAALPPSELPEYTARWGGPDFRKAVEDIKERIRAGEAFQVVPSQRFETPCTASALDVYRVLRATNPSPYMYLFRFPCADGEAFDVVGSSPEALVKVEDGHAMVHPIAGTRPRGASPQEDQALADELLADPKERAEHLMLVDLGRNDLGRVCEPGSVEVVDFMSVERYSHVMHIVSTVTGRVAAGRTAFDVLTACFPAGTLSGAPKPRALQIIDELEPSRRGLYGGCVGYLDFAGDSDTAIAIRTALLRDGTAYVQAGAGIVADSDPLAEDTECRNKAAAVLRAVHTANRLEGAATGAR, from the coding sequence ATGGACCTCGAGACGTTCCGCAAGCTGGCCACCGACCGCCGCGTCATCCCCGTCAGCCGCAAGCTCCTCGCCGACGGCGACACCCCGGTCGCGCTCTACCGCAAGCTCGCCGCCGAACGCCCCGGCACCTTCCTGCTGGAGTCCGCGGAGAACGGCCGCGCGGCGTTCACCTGGTCCCGCTACTCCTTCGTCGGCGTCCGCAGCCAGGCCGCGCTGACCGAACGCGAGGGCCGCACCCACTGGCTGGGCACCCCGCCCGTCGGCGTCCCGGCCGACGGCGACCCGCTCGCCGCGCTGCGCGCCACCGTCGAGGCCCTGCACACCCCCCGGGACCTCGCCCACGACCTGGGGCTCCCGCCCTTCACCGGCGGCATGGTCGGCTACCTGGGCTACGACATCGTGCGCCGTCTGGAGAAGGTCGGCCCCGGCGAGCGGGACGACCTGGGGCTCCCCGAGCTGACCATGCTGCTCACCTCCGACCTCGCCGTCCTCGACCACTGGGACGGCACGGTCCTGCTCATCGCCAACGCGATCAACCACAACGACCTGGACACCGGCGTCGACGAGGCCTACGCCGACGCCGTGGCCCGGCTGGACGCGATGGAGGCGGACCTGGCCCGGCCGGTCGCACAGCCGCCCGCCGCGCTCCCGCCCTCCGAACTGCCCGAGTACACCGCGCGGTGGGGCGGACCCGACTTCCGGAAGGCCGTCGAGGACATCAAGGAGCGCATCCGGGCCGGGGAGGCCTTCCAGGTCGTCCCCTCGCAGCGGTTCGAGACACCGTGCACGGCGAGCGCGCTGGACGTCTACCGGGTGCTGCGGGCGACCAACCCGTCGCCGTACATGTATCTGTTCCGCTTCCCCTGCGCGGACGGCGAGGCCTTCGACGTCGTCGGCTCGTCCCCCGAGGCGCTGGTCAAGGTGGAGGACGGACACGCCATGGTCCACCCCATCGCCGGCACCCGGCCGCGCGGGGCGAGCCCGCAGGAGGACCAGGCACTCGCCGACGAACTGCTCGCCGACCCCAAGGAGCGCGCCGAGCACCTCATGCTCGTCGACCTCGGCCGCAACGACCTGGGCAGGGTCTGTGAGCCCGGCTCGGTCGAGGTGGTCGACTTCATGTCCGTCGAGCGGTACTCGCACGTCATGCACATCGTGTCCACGGTCACCGGTCGCGTCGCCGCCGGCCGCACCGCGTTCGACGTGCTGACCGCCTGCTTCCCCGCGGGCACCCTCTCCGGCGCGCCCAAGCCCCGCGCCCTGCAGATCATCGACGAACTCGAACCGTCCCGGCGCGGCCTGTACGGCGGCTGCGTCGGCTACCTGGACTTCGCGGGCGACTCCGACACGGCCATCGCGATCCGTACGGCGCTGCTGCGGGACGGCACGGCGTACGTGCAGGCCGGCGCCGGAATCGTCGCGGACTCGGACCCGCTCGCCGAGGACACCGAGTGCCGCAACAAGGCCGCGGCGGTACTCCGCGCGGTCCACACGGCGAACCGCCTGGAAGGAGCCGCCACGGGAGCACGGTGA
- the hisI gene encoding phosphoribosyl-AMP cyclohydrolase produces the protein MTSRTPAPPPADSPLPPDLAARLKRTPDGLLPAIAQQHDTGEVLMLGWMDDEALHRTLTTGRCTYWSRSRQEYWVKGDTSGHVQHVKSVALDCDADTVLVKVDQVGAACHTGARTCFDADVLLPTTPAQ, from the coding sequence ATGACCAGCCGCACGCCCGCACCGCCACCCGCCGACAGCCCCCTGCCCCCCGACCTCGCCGCCCGCCTCAAGCGGACTCCCGACGGCCTCCTCCCCGCCATCGCCCAGCAACACGACACCGGCGAAGTCCTCATGCTCGGCTGGATGGACGACGAGGCCCTCCACCGCACCCTCACCACCGGCCGCTGCACCTACTGGTCCCGCAGCCGCCAGGAGTACTGGGTCAAGGGCGACACCTCCGGCCACGTCCAGCACGTCAAGTCCGTCGCCCTGGACTGCGACGCCGACACCGTGCTGGTCAAGGTCGACCAGGTCGGCGCCGCCTGCCACACCGGCGCCCGCACCTGCTTCGACGCGGACGTCCTCCTGCCCACCACCCCCGCTCAGTAG
- a CDS encoding TIGR03085 family metal-binding protein, giving the protein MSTHAKRERLLLADLLEASGPHADTLCEGWRTRDLAAHIVLRERRPDAAGGIVIKQLAPRLDRVMDEFRAKPYEELIQLIRTGPPRFSPFSLKQIDEASNTVEFYVHTEDVRRAQPDWTPRELDAVFQDTLWSRLERMARMLGRGAPTGLVLRRPDGQTAVAHRGTPVVTVTGEPSELLLFAHGRQGAARVELDGDVDAVAKARGTKRLGN; this is encoded by the coding sequence ATGTCGACCCATGCGAAGCGTGAACGACTTCTTCTGGCGGATCTGTTGGAGGCGTCGGGGCCCCATGCGGACACCCTGTGCGAGGGGTGGCGGACACGGGATCTGGCGGCGCACATCGTCCTGCGGGAGCGGCGGCCGGACGCGGCCGGGGGGATCGTGATCAAGCAGCTGGCCCCGCGCCTCGACCGGGTGATGGACGAGTTCCGGGCCAAGCCGTACGAGGAGCTGATCCAGCTCATCCGTACCGGTCCGCCCCGGTTCTCGCCCTTCTCGCTGAAGCAGATCGACGAGGCGTCCAACACCGTCGAGTTCTACGTGCACACCGAGGACGTGCGCCGGGCGCAGCCCGACTGGACGCCCCGTGAGCTGGACGCGGTCTTCCAGGACACCCTGTGGTCGCGACTGGAGCGGATGGCCCGGATGCTGGGCCGCGGCGCCCCGACCGGCCTGGTGCTGCGGCGGCCGGACGGCCAGACGGCCGTCGCCCACCGCGGCACACCGGTGGTCACCGTCACCGGGGAGCCCTCGGAGCTGCTGCTGTTCGCGCACGGCCGGCAGGGCGCGGCCCGGGTGGAGCTGGACGGCGACGTGGACGCGGTCGCCAAGGCGCGGGGCACCAAGCGGCTCGGGAACTGA
- the hisF gene encoding imidazole glycerol phosphate synthase subunit HisF, whose protein sequence is MTLAVRVIPCLDVDNGRVVKGVNFQNLRDAGDPVEMAKVYDAEGADELTFLDITASSGDRETTYDVVRRTAEQVFIPLTVGGGVRTPEDVDKLLRAGADKVGVNTAAIARPELIREIAERFGRQVLVLSVDARRTETGSFEVTTHGGRRGTGIDAVEWAHRAADLGAGEILLNSMDADGTKDGYDLEMIRAVRKHVTVPVIASGGAGALPHFPPAVEAGADAVLAASVFHFGDLRIGEVKRELREAGHPVR, encoded by the coding sequence ATGACCCTGGCGGTCCGAGTCATCCCCTGCCTGGACGTGGACAACGGCCGGGTCGTCAAGGGCGTCAACTTCCAGAACCTGCGGGACGCGGGCGACCCCGTCGAGATGGCCAAGGTGTACGACGCCGAGGGCGCCGACGAGCTGACGTTCCTGGACATCACCGCCTCCTCCGGCGACCGCGAGACCACCTACGACGTCGTCCGCCGCACCGCCGAGCAGGTCTTCATCCCGCTCACCGTGGGCGGCGGCGTACGTACGCCCGAGGACGTGGACAAGCTGCTGCGGGCGGGCGCGGACAAGGTCGGCGTCAACACGGCGGCGATCGCCCGCCCCGAACTGATCCGCGAGATCGCCGAACGGTTCGGCCGCCAGGTCCTGGTCCTCTCCGTCGACGCCCGCCGCACGGAGACCGGCTCCTTCGAGGTCACCACCCACGGCGGCCGCCGCGGCACCGGCATCGACGCCGTCGAGTGGGCCCACCGGGCCGCCGACCTCGGCGCCGGGGAGATCCTGCTCAACTCGATGGACGCGGACGGCACCAAGGACGGCTACGACCTGGAGATGATCCGGGCCGTGCGCAAACACGTCACGGTCCCGGTGATCGCCTCCGGCGGCGCCGGCGCCCTGCCGCACTTCCCGCCGGCCGTGGAGGCCGGCGCGGACGCGGTGCTCGCGGCCTCCGTGTTCCACTTCGGCGATCTGCGCATCGGCGAGGTCAAGCGGGAACTGCGGGAGGCGGGCCACCCCGTACGGTAG
- a CDS encoding RidA family protein: MTSDAVRRVQSGSTWEESFGFARAVAAGDRVLVGGTTAFRDGVLQGEGDPYEQARAAFAGALEAIAEFGLGPESVVRTRVYLTHPRDVDEVGRAHKELFDAVRPVASLLVVDGFFDSRVLVEVELEAFRGAVDS; encoded by the coding sequence ATGACGTCCGACGCCGTACGGCGCGTGCAGAGCGGAAGCACCTGGGAAGAGTCCTTCGGTTTCGCACGCGCCGTCGCGGCGGGCGACCGTGTCCTGGTGGGCGGCACCACGGCCTTCCGGGACGGCGTCCTGCAGGGCGAGGGCGACCCCTACGAGCAGGCCAGGGCGGCCTTCGCCGGCGCCCTGGAGGCGATCGCCGAGTTCGGGCTCGGCCCCGAGTCGGTGGTCCGCACCCGCGTCTACCTCACCCATCCGCGGGACGTGGACGAGGTGGGCCGGGCGCACAAGGAACTCTTCGACGCGGTGCGGCCGGTCGCCAGCCTGCTCGTCGTGGACGGATTCTTCGACTCGCGCGTGCTGGTCGAAGTCGAACTGGAAGCATTCAGAGGAGCCGTGGATTCATGA
- the priA gene encoding bifunctional 1-(5-phosphoribosyl)-5-((5-phosphoribosylamino)methylideneamino)imidazole-4-carboxamide isomerase/phosphoribosylanthranilate isomerase PriA has translation MATLELLPAVDVRDGQAVRLVHGESGTETSYGSPLEAALAWQRSGAEWLHLVDLDAAFGTGDNRALIAEVAGAMDIKVELSGGIRDDDTLAAALATGCTRVNLGTAALETPEWVAKVIAEHGDRIAVGLDVRGTTLRGRGWTRDGGDLYETLARLDKEGCARYVVTDIAKDGTLQGPNLQLLRDVCAATDRPVVASGGVSSLDDLRALTSLVPLGVEGAIVGKALYAKAFTLEEALEVVSS, from the coding sequence ATGGCCACGCTCGAACTCCTCCCCGCCGTCGACGTCCGCGACGGCCAGGCCGTCCGCCTGGTCCACGGCGAGTCCGGCACCGAGACCTCCTACGGCTCCCCCCTGGAGGCCGCCCTTGCCTGGCAGCGCTCCGGCGCCGAGTGGCTGCACCTGGTCGACCTGGACGCCGCGTTCGGCACCGGCGACAACCGCGCGCTGATCGCCGAGGTCGCGGGGGCCATGGACATCAAGGTCGAGCTGTCCGGCGGCATCCGCGACGACGACACCCTCGCCGCCGCCCTCGCCACCGGCTGCACCCGCGTCAACCTCGGCACCGCCGCCCTGGAGACCCCCGAATGGGTCGCCAAGGTCATCGCCGAGCACGGCGACAGGATCGCCGTCGGCCTCGACGTGCGCGGCACCACCCTGCGCGGCCGCGGCTGGACCCGCGACGGCGGCGACCTCTACGAGACGCTGGCCCGCCTCGACAAGGAGGGCTGCGCCCGCTACGTCGTCACCGACATCGCCAAGGACGGCACCCTCCAGGGCCCCAACCTGCAACTGCTCAGAGACGTCTGCGCCGCCACCGACCGCCCGGTGGTGGCCTCCGGCGGCGTCTCCTCCCTGGACGACCTGCGCGCCCTGACCTCCCTCGTCCCGCTCGGTGTCGAGGGCGCCATCGTCGGGAAGGCCCTGTACGCGAAGGCGTTCACGTTGGAAGAGGCCCTGGAGGTTGTGTCGTCATGA
- the hisH gene encoding imidazole glycerol phosphate synthase subunit HisH, with the protein MTSPSTRKVVVFDYGFGNVRSAERALARAGADVEITRDYDRAMNADGLLVPGVGAFAACMKGLQEARGDWIIGRRLAGGRPVMGICVGMQILFARGIEHGVETEGMDEWPGSVEPLKADVVPHMGWNTVEAPAGSQLFAGLDADARFYFVHSYAVHDWTLKTANPALRAPKVTWSTHGERFVAAVENGALWATQFHPEKSGDAGAQLLTNWIGTL; encoded by the coding sequence TTGACCAGTCCGAGCACCCGGAAGGTCGTCGTCTTCGACTACGGCTTCGGCAACGTCCGCTCCGCCGAGCGCGCCCTCGCGCGGGCCGGCGCGGACGTCGAGATCACCCGTGACTACGACCGGGCCATGAACGCCGACGGCCTGCTCGTGCCCGGCGTGGGCGCCTTCGCGGCCTGTATGAAGGGGCTCCAGGAGGCCCGCGGCGACTGGATCATCGGCCGCCGGCTGGCCGGCGGCCGCCCGGTCATGGGCATCTGCGTCGGCATGCAGATCCTCTTCGCCCGCGGCATCGAACACGGTGTCGAAACCGAGGGCATGGACGAGTGGCCCGGCTCCGTCGAACCCCTCAAGGCCGACGTCGTCCCCCACATGGGCTGGAACACCGTCGAGGCACCGGCCGGCTCGCAGCTCTTCGCCGGGCTCGACGCCGACGCGCGCTTCTACTTCGTGCACTCCTACGCCGTCCACGACTGGACCCTCAAGACCGCGAACCCGGCCCTGCGCGCCCCGAAGGTCACCTGGTCCACGCACGGCGAGCGGTTCGTCGCCGCCGTCGAGAACGGCGCCCTGTGGGCCACCCAGTTCCACCCCGAGAAGTCCGGCGACGCCGGCGCCCAGCTCCTCACCAACTGGATCGGAACCCTGTAG
- the hisB gene encoding imidazoleglycerol-phosphate dehydratase HisB — MSRVGRVERTTKETSVVVEIDLDGTGKVDVSTGVGFYDHMLDQLGRHGLFDLTVKTEGDLHIDSHHTIEDTALALGAAFKQALGDKVGIYRFGNCTVPLDESLAQVTVDLSGRPYLVHTEPETMAPMIGSYDTTMTRHILESFVAQAQIALHVHVPYGRNAHHIVECQFKALARALRYASERDPRAAGILPSTKGAL; from the coding sequence ATGAGCCGCGTCGGGCGCGTGGAGCGCACCACCAAGGAGACCTCGGTCGTCGTCGAGATCGACCTCGACGGCACCGGCAAGGTCGACGTGTCGACGGGCGTCGGCTTCTACGACCACATGCTCGACCAGCTCGGCCGGCACGGTCTGTTCGACCTCACCGTGAAGACCGAGGGCGACCTGCACATCGACTCCCACCACACCATCGAGGACACCGCCCTCGCGCTCGGCGCCGCCTTCAAGCAGGCCCTCGGCGACAAGGTGGGCATCTACCGCTTCGGCAACTGCACGGTCCCGCTGGACGAGTCCCTCGCCCAGGTCACCGTCGACCTCTCCGGCCGCCCCTACCTGGTGCACACCGAGCCGGAGACCATGGCGCCGATGATCGGCTCGTACGACACCACGATGACCCGGCACATCCTGGAGTCCTTCGTCGCCCAGGCGCAGATCGCGCTGCACGTGCACGTGCCCTACGGGCGCAACGCGCACCACATCGTCGAATGCCAGTTCAAGGCGCTCGCCCGCGCCCTGCGCTACGCCTCCGAGCGGGACCCGCGCGCGGCCGGCATCCTCCCCTCCACCAAGGGCGCGCTGTGA
- a CDS encoding histidinol-phosphate transaminase, with translation MSTFGIDDLPVRDELRGKSPYGAPQLDVPVRLNTNENPYPLPEPLVERIAERVREAARTLNRYPDRDAVELRTRLAEYLTKTGGHPVGPENVWAANGSNEVLQQLLQTFGGPGRTAIGFEPSYSMHSLIARGTGTGWISGPRNDDFTIDVRAAERAIAEHRPDVVFITSPNNPTGTAVPPATVLALFEAAQAAKPSLVVVDEAYIEFSHGDSLLPLLEGRPHLVVSRTMSKAFGAAGLRLGYLAAHPAVVDAVQLVRLPYHLSAVNQATALAALEFSDTLLGYVEQLKTERDRLVAELRGIGYEVTASDANFVQFGRFADSHEAWRKILDRGVLVRDNGVPGWLRVTAGTPAENDAFLEAVNEVMASATRALRKDLGADHEKATATDLKDQGQERSA, from the coding sequence GTGAGCACGTTCGGCATCGACGACCTCCCCGTACGGGACGAACTGCGCGGCAAGTCCCCCTACGGCGCACCGCAGCTCGACGTCCCCGTGCGGCTGAACACCAACGAGAACCCGTACCCGCTGCCCGAACCGCTCGTCGAGCGGATCGCCGAACGGGTGCGCGAGGCCGCCCGCACCCTCAACCGCTACCCGGACCGGGACGCGGTCGAGCTGCGCACCCGGCTCGCCGAGTATCTGACGAAGACCGGCGGCCACCCCGTCGGCCCGGAGAACGTGTGGGCCGCCAACGGCTCCAACGAGGTCCTCCAGCAGCTGCTGCAGACCTTCGGCGGGCCCGGGCGCACCGCGATCGGCTTCGAGCCGTCGTACTCGATGCACTCGCTCATCGCGCGCGGCACCGGCACCGGCTGGATCTCCGGCCCCCGCAACGACGACTTCACCATCGACGTGCGCGCCGCCGAGCGGGCCATCGCCGAGCACCGCCCCGACGTCGTCTTCATCACCAGCCCCAACAACCCCACCGGCACCGCGGTCCCGCCCGCCACCGTCCTCGCCCTGTTCGAGGCCGCCCAGGCGGCGAAGCCCTCCCTGGTCGTCGTCGACGAGGCGTACATCGAGTTCAGCCACGGCGACTCGCTGCTGCCGCTGCTGGAGGGACGGCCGCATCTCGTCGTCTCCCGCACGATGTCGAAGGCGTTCGGCGCGGCGGGACTGCGCCTCGGCTACCTCGCCGCGCACCCGGCCGTCGTCGACGCCGTCCAGCTCGTCCGGCTGCCGTACCACCTCTCGGCCGTCAACCAGGCGACCGCGCTGGCCGCGCTGGAGTTCTCCGACACGCTGCTCGGCTACGTCGAACAGCTGAAGACCGAACGGGACCGGCTGGTCGCTGAACTGCGCGGAATCGGCTACGAGGTGACGGCGTCCGACGCCAACTTCGTCCAGTTCGGGCGGTTCGCCGACTCCCACGAGGCATGGCGGAAGATCCTCGACCGGGGCGTCCTGGTCCGGGACAACGGCGTACCGGGGTGGCTGCGGGTGACCGCGGGAACCCCGGCGGAGAACGACGCGTTCCTCGAAGCGGTGAACGAAGTGATGGCGTCAGCCACACGCGCACTCAGGAAGGACCTCGGGGCGGACCACGAGAAGGCCACCGCGACGGACCTCAAGGACCAAGGACAGGAGCGGAGCGCATGA
- the hisD gene encoding histidinol dehydrogenase — translation MISRIDLRGDALPEGPALRDLLPRADFDVAAALEKVRPICEAVHHRGDAALIDFAEKFDGVRLESVRVPAEALKEALERLDPQVRAALEESIRRARMVHRAQRRTTHTTKVVPGGTVTEKWVPVDRVGLYAPGGRSVYPSSVVMNVVPAQEAGVESIALASPAQAEYDGLPHPTILAACALLGVDEVYAAGGATAVAMFAYGTESCPPANMVTGPGNIWVAAAKRFFTGRIGIDAEAGPTEIAILADATADPVHVASDLISQAEHDPLAAAVLVTDSPELADAVERELQPQVAATKHVEDRIVPALTGRQSAIVLVDGVEEGLRVVDAYGAEHLEIQTADAAAVADRVRNAGAIFVGPWAPVSLGDYAAGSNHVLPTGGCACHSSGLSVQSFLRGIHVVDYTRDALAEVAHHVVTLAEAEDLPAHGAAVKARFDWKVPGSK, via the coding sequence GTGATCTCCCGAATCGATCTGCGCGGCGACGCCCTTCCCGAGGGACCCGCCCTGCGCGACCTGCTGCCCCGAGCCGACTTCGACGTCGCGGCCGCCCTGGAGAAGGTGCGCCCGATCTGCGAGGCCGTGCATCATCGGGGCGACGCGGCGCTGATCGACTTCGCCGAGAAGTTCGACGGCGTCCGGCTGGAATCCGTCCGCGTACCCGCCGAGGCCCTGAAAGAGGCGCTGGAGCGGCTCGACCCGCAGGTTCGCGCGGCCCTGGAGGAGTCCATCCGCCGCGCCCGCATGGTCCACCGCGCGCAGCGCCGCACCACGCACACCACCAAGGTCGTCCCCGGCGGCACGGTCACCGAGAAGTGGGTCCCGGTCGACCGCGTCGGGCTGTACGCGCCCGGCGGCCGCTCGGTCTACCCGTCCTCCGTGGTGATGAACGTGGTGCCCGCCCAGGAGGCCGGCGTCGAGTCGATCGCGCTCGCCTCCCCGGCCCAGGCCGAGTATGACGGCCTGCCGCACCCGACGATCCTCGCCGCCTGCGCCCTGCTCGGCGTCGACGAGGTGTACGCCGCGGGCGGCGCCACCGCCGTCGCGATGTTCGCCTACGGCACCGAGTCCTGCCCGCCCGCGAACATGGTGACCGGCCCCGGCAACATCTGGGTCGCCGCCGCCAAGCGCTTCTTCACCGGCCGCATCGGCATCGACGCCGAGGCGGGCCCGACCGAGATCGCGATCCTCGCCGACGCCACGGCCGACCCGGTGCACGTCGCCTCCGACCTGATCAGCCAGGCCGAGCACGACCCGCTGGCCGCCGCCGTCCTCGTCACCGACTCCCCGGAGCTGGCCGACGCGGTCGAGCGCGAACTCCAGCCGCAGGTCGCCGCCACCAAGCACGTCGAGGACCGCATCGTGCCCGCCCTCACGGGCCGCCAGTCCGCGATCGTCCTGGTCGACGGCGTCGAGGAGGGCCTGCGCGTGGTCGACGCGTACGGCGCCGAGCACCTGGAGATCCAGACCGCCGACGCCGCGGCCGTCGCCGACCGCGTGCGCAACGCCGGCGCGATCTTCGTCGGCCCCTGGGCCCCGGTCTCGCTCGGCGACTACGCGGCCGGCTCCAACCACGTCCTCCCGACCGGCGGCTGCGCCTGCCACTCCTCGGGGCTCTCCGTCCAGTCCTTCCTGCGCGGCATCCACGTCGTCGACTACACGCGCGACGCGCTCGCCGAGGTCGCCCACCATGTGGTGACGCTCGCGGAGGCGGAGGACCTGCCGGCGCACGGCGCGGCGGTCAAGGCGAGGTTCGACTGGAAGGTACCCGGAAGCAAGTGA